The Cohnella abietis genome has a segment encoding these proteins:
- a CDS encoding ABC-three component system protein, which yields MKSNAPGQLLGFSIQFPRALYHLLRSAPKDVVCVEVFGDVATLKSDGEILAEEDKSSIVGNPLTDRSTDLWKTFSNWITAINSGLIDVERTKFLLYSNKSGREGIVNKFSSAQNQSDIQSAIEYTKKILSDLKPEQEIWNYYDFVINKNGILLTKIIHSFELQIGNGAGYDDVRIEIQRKHVPEGQIEFIMDSLNGWLQKVLNENIAARRSAIISWELFDRQFKLLFDRSRSRELIDFTMHYSKEHDKVQKQVKTRPLYLKQLEAIELTEEEILDAVSDYLRADVNLEKWIENETINEEIASDFEERLTKYWGNQRKRIKITDKQLDETEQGKLLLIECNSRQETIRDMTPPASTIPGTYHALADELLLGWHPNWERLYLKNKGG from the coding sequence ATGAAATCAAATGCGCCTGGTCAGCTACTAGGGTTTTCTATACAGTTTCCACGTGCACTCTATCATCTACTTAGGAGTGCCCCTAAGGATGTTGTTTGTGTTGAAGTATTTGGGGATGTAGCAACTTTGAAATCGGATGGTGAAATACTTGCGGAAGAAGACAAATCGTCAATAGTAGGAAATCCATTAACCGATAGATCAACAGATTTATGGAAAACATTTTCGAATTGGATAACAGCAATAAATAGTGGGCTTATAGATGTAGAGAGAACTAAATTTCTTTTATATTCAAATAAGTCTGGAAGAGAAGGTATTGTTAATAAATTTAGTTCCGCACAAAATCAATCTGACATTCAGAGCGCCATTGAATACACAAAAAAAATACTAAGTGATTTAAAGCCAGAACAAGAAATATGGAACTATTATGATTTCGTAATAAATAAAAATGGAATTCTGTTAACTAAAATAATACATAGTTTTGAACTGCAAATTGGGAATGGCGCCGGCTATGATGATGTGAGAATTGAGATTCAGCGTAAGCATGTACCTGAAGGGCAAATTGAATTTATTATGGATAGCCTTAATGGTTGGTTACAAAAAGTATTAAATGAAAATATAGCAGCTCGTAGAAGCGCAATTATTAGTTGGGAATTATTTGATAGACAGTTTAAGCTACTATTTGATAGGTCTCGTAGTAGAGAGCTTATTGATTTTACAATGCACTATTCAAAAGAGCATGATAAAGTTCAAAAGCAAGTTAAAACCCGCCCTCTATACTTAAAACAACTTGAAGCGATAGAGCTTACTGAAGAGGAGATACTTGATGCAGTTTCTGATTATTTAAGAGCAGATGTGAATCTCGAGAAATGGATTGAAAATGAAACAATTAATGAAGAAATTGCTTCTGATTTTGAAGAAAGATTAACGAAATATTGGGGAAATCAAAGAAAAAGAATCAAAATTACAGATAAGCAATTAGATGAAACTGAGCAGGGAAAATTACTTTTGATTGAGTGCAATTCAAGACAGGAAACAATTAGAGATATGACTCCACCTGCCTCAACAATTCCTGGTACATATCATGCGTTAGCTGACGAGCTATTACTGGGGTGGCACCCCAATTGGGAAAGATTATATCTCAAAAATAAGGGGGGTTAA
- a CDS encoding FecCD family ABC transporter permease encodes MLHNTTWKWIGLLIATVLAILLFGASVVFGYADTSWHTVKEAFTAFNGSNEHIIIRDLRIPRACIALLVGAALAASGALMQAITRNPMASPGILGVNAGGGFFVVAGISLFSAGSVMSMVWLAFAGAAFAAVSIYVVAQVGKGGITPLKLTLAGATLAALFTSFTTALLIGDERTLDVVLFWLAGSVQGKSLEQLTTVLPFLLVGYVMVLLMGRSLNLYAMGEQLAKGLGQRVQGLKVMSLLAVIVLAGSSVAVAGPIGFVGLVIPHIVRALVGPDHRWVIPYCLVLGGSLLLAADLGARFIAFPKEVPVGVMTALVGAPFFIYLARRGMGPK; translated from the coding sequence ATGCTACATAACACTACATGGAAATGGATAGGACTCCTTATAGCTACGGTGCTTGCGATCCTATTGTTTGGGGCGAGTGTCGTTTTTGGCTATGCAGATACTTCCTGGCATACGGTTAAGGAAGCTTTTACCGCTTTTAATGGGTCTAATGAACATATTATTATTCGGGATTTGCGTATTCCGCGAGCATGTATCGCTCTATTGGTTGGCGCCGCGCTTGCTGCCTCCGGTGCGCTCATGCAGGCGATAACTCGCAATCCGATGGCCTCTCCGGGCATACTTGGCGTGAATGCAGGCGGCGGATTTTTCGTTGTCGCGGGCATCTCATTATTTTCGGCTGGGTCAGTGATGTCTATGGTTTGGCTTGCATTCGCGGGGGCTGCTTTTGCCGCAGTGTCAATCTACGTTGTTGCGCAGGTAGGAAAGGGCGGTATTACACCGCTGAAATTGACGCTGGCTGGAGCTACGCTTGCGGCGTTGTTTACTTCGTTCACGACAGCTCTATTAATAGGGGATGAGCGAACTCTTGACGTTGTTTTATTTTGGCTGGCAGGCTCGGTACAGGGTAAAAGCTTGGAACAGCTTACGACGGTGTTGCCATTTTTACTCGTGGGATATGTAATGGTTTTATTGATGGGAAGGTCGCTTAATCTATATGCAATGGGGGAACAACTGGCAAAAGGATTGGGGCAACGCGTACAGGGACTCAAAGTGATGTCATTACTAGCAGTCATTGTACTTGCAGGAAGCTCGGTTGCAGTTGCAGGCCCGATCGGCTTTGTAGGGCTTGTCATCCCGCATATCGTAAGAGCTCTCGTTGGCCCCGATCATCGCTGGGTCATTCCATATTGCCTAGTATTAGGGGGGAGCTTGCTCCTTGCAGCGGATCTCGGAGCTAGATTCATAGCCTTTCCGAAAGAAGTGCCGGTTGGAGTGATGACTGCGCTTGTGGGGGCGCCGTTCTTTATCTATCTGGCAAGAAGGGGGATGGGCCCAAAATGA
- a CDS encoding DUF3732 domain-containing protein, translating into MKFQILKLIIWPNSYEFAPQIVSFELGKVNVITGASRTGKSAIIPIIDYCLASSDCFIPIDTIRDYVSWYGVIIQTETEQILISRKVPAGNKVSNEFYLSRGSVISIPPIIEEPNEKVDGIKNILNVIASVPYFSLNGDEDEKESYKARLGFRDLMALVFQNQDIVANQNILFYKTHAHEHRERLRNWFPFILGAEDIVVLTARQRLQYVEKRLQQLKKEFDKVKNISASWMANMLGHLKIANEYGILTEEVSDETDPDDLLAAAKQIFEYMPESSKTKLDNIESANKEIVELEIEEERISTQIGLIKKRLNDVNRLKSGLIDYGSSQRKRADRLHISQWLESIASDSLACPACGSAEHPNSNSELSKVITAFKKYEEQSRSVAEIPTSFSREEERIKIDLQKLLDEKEKLQRRFDLLIARDKNAQKEFQHKKNMYLFLGHLKASIETFERLVDGGDLQEEIFTLETEYFELLKKVDQGKVRQRIDNATAIISQGILEHLKTLDVEDKYRKIAPKFSVKDLNISVLSNDDHWHFLAEVGSASNWVSFHIALMCSLQEYFLELEPSCVPSFVIFDQPSQVYFPKLKKFDPNLEYDAEYDDEDVSAVKSMFKTIAKSVVAKKGAWQCIILDHADSDIYGDIDGVHEVVEWRNGKKLIPEEWYI; encoded by the coding sequence ATGAAATTTCAAATATTAAAATTAATTATTTGGCCCAATTCTTATGAATTTGCACCCCAAATTGTATCGTTTGAGTTGGGGAAAGTGAACGTTATTACAGGAGCATCACGTACTGGGAAATCTGCTATTATTCCTATTATTGATTATTGCCTTGCGTCAAGTGATTGTTTTATTCCAATCGATACAATACGAGATTATGTATCTTGGTATGGTGTTATTATTCAAACAGAAACAGAACAAATATTGATCTCAAGAAAAGTGCCAGCTGGAAACAAAGTGTCAAATGAATTTTATCTTTCTCGTGGTTCAGTTATTAGTATTCCTCCAATAATTGAAGAGCCAAATGAGAAAGTAGATGGTATAAAAAATATTTTGAATGTTATCGCATCAGTACCATATTTTAGTTTGAATGGTGACGAGGATGAGAAAGAAAGTTATAAAGCTCGATTAGGTTTTCGAGATTTAATGGCTTTAGTTTTTCAAAATCAGGATATTGTAGCCAATCAGAATATCTTATTTTATAAGACACATGCACATGAACATAGGGAGAGGCTTCGGAATTGGTTTCCGTTTATATTGGGTGCTGAAGATATCGTAGTATTAACAGCAAGACAACGACTTCAATACGTTGAAAAAAGACTTCAGCAGTTAAAAAAAGAATTTGATAAAGTTAAGAATATATCTGCTTCATGGATGGCTAATATGCTTGGTCATTTGAAAATAGCAAATGAATATGGAATTCTAACAGAAGAAGTCTCAGATGAGACAGATCCAGATGACTTGTTAGCTGCAGCGAAGCAAATATTTGAATATATGCCTGAATCTTCAAAGACTAAACTCGATAATATAGAATCAGCAAACAAAGAAATTGTTGAACTTGAAATTGAAGAGGAACGAATAAGTACTCAAATAGGGTTAATCAAAAAAAGGCTAAATGATGTGAATCGTTTGAAATCAGGATTGATTGACTATGGAAGTTCTCAGCGTAAAAGGGCAGATAGACTCCATATCTCACAATGGTTGGAAAGTATAGCATCAGATTCACTTGCTTGCCCAGCATGTGGAAGTGCTGAACATCCAAATTCAAATTCAGAGTTATCGAAAGTTATTACTGCATTTAAGAAGTATGAGGAACAATCGAGAAGTGTTGCGGAAATTCCTACTTCATTTTCAAGAGAAGAAGAAAGGATCAAAATCGATTTACAGAAACTCTTAGATGAAAAAGAAAAATTACAAAGAAGGTTTGATTTACTAATAGCTCGAGATAAAAATGCACAGAAAGAATTTCAACACAAAAAAAATATGTATTTATTTCTTGGTCATCTAAAAGCATCAATTGAAACATTCGAAAGACTTGTTGATGGGGGAGATCTTCAGGAGGAAATATTCACCCTTGAAACAGAATATTTTGAATTACTAAAAAAGGTAGATCAGGGGAAAGTCCGACAAAGAATTGATAATGCGACCGCAATTATTTCCCAAGGGATTTTAGAGCACTTAAAAACTCTAGATGTTGAAGATAAATATCGTAAAATAGCTCCGAAATTTAGCGTTAAGGATCTAAATATCTCCGTTCTGAGTAATGACGATCATTGGCATTTTCTTGCTGAAGTTGGAAGTGCTTCAAATTGGGTCTCGTTTCATATAGCTTTAATGTGTTCTTTGCAAGAATATTTTTTAGAGCTTGAACCATCTTGTGTTCCAAGCTTCGTAATATTCGATCAGCCCAGTCAAGTCTATTTTCCAAAACTCAAGAAATTTGATCCTAATCTTGAATATGATGCAGAATACGATGATGAAGATGTCAGCGCAGTAAAAAGTATGTTCAAAACCATCGCTAAATCAGTAGTGGCCAAGAAGGGAGCTTGGCAGTGCATCATTCTTGATCATGCAGATAGTGATATATATGGTGACATCGATGGGGTCCATGAAGTGGTTGAATGGAGAAATGGAAAAAAATTAATACCAGAAGAATGGTACATATAA
- a CDS encoding three component ABC system middle component: MGRLVEEVKLWNTPIIGSYHIWKFTQGYCDGHPHGDAPIGLLHFVAMAILTSKDLLKPISNQRDDLQSYVRSFENTKDSDILLSIQQRIRDKSQYTLAAIDTAISKGLVMWDMESGKLYPCKLIKRTGRGRALKNTIKREGEKAEILGKWFSKHDLLSIESYLKVVF; this comes from the coding sequence ATGGGCAGATTAGTTGAAGAAGTGAAGTTGTGGAATACCCCAATTATTGGATCATATCACATCTGGAAATTTACTCAAGGTTATTGCGATGGTCATCCACATGGGGACGCTCCTATTGGGCTCCTACATTTTGTTGCCATGGCTATATTAACAAGTAAAGATTTATTGAAGCCTATCAGCAATCAAAGAGACGATTTGCAGTCATATGTTCGGAGTTTTGAAAATACAAAGGACTCAGATATTTTGCTTTCTATTCAACAACGAATAAGAGATAAAAGTCAATATACACTTGCTGCAATTGATACTGCTATTTCAAAAGGTTTAGTAATGTGGGATATGGAGAGTGGGAAATTGTATCCCTGCAAATTAATAAAACGAACTGGTCGAGGGAGAGCATTAAAAAATACTATAAAGCGTGAAGGTGAAAAAGCAGAGATACTTGGTAAATGGTTTTCTAAACACGATCTCCTTTCTATTGAATCATATCTCAAGGTGGTATTCTAA
- a CDS encoding FecCD family ABC transporter permease, with translation MKETIKLKARSFLQGGQGKGTKITLLLVLLTICGIISIGIGTLSISPLHVVELLFTGDRDSAEGLVVWSFRLPRFVLAIIAGAALAVSGTVLQGVVRNPLASPDIVGVTSGASMVAVCYLAFLNEKLGMGFMPLFAFAGAALVSLFIYILSWKKGISPFRMILVGLAVTSLLEAGKTLFLIFSPIFLTSQAQIWITGSIYGAKWGNVLALLPWFCVLFALLLLMSRKLDIQILGEETTISLGGRLQLQRIALIGIASALAGSAIAFVGGIGFIGLMAPHIARRLVGGTHFVLLIASAIVGALLLGGADLMGRLLFSPKDVAAGVFTAVLGAPFFLYLLMTSRKNEV, from the coding sequence ATGAAAGAGACAATAAAGCTTAAAGCCCGTTCATTCCTTCAAGGGGGACAAGGAAAAGGGACTAAAATTACGCTGTTGCTCGTTCTTCTGACGATATGCGGCATTATTAGCATTGGTATCGGTACATTATCCATTTCTCCGCTTCATGTCGTGGAGCTGCTATTTACGGGAGATCGCGATTCGGCAGAAGGGCTCGTTGTCTGGAGCTTTCGTTTGCCTCGCTTTGTCCTTGCGATTATTGCTGGCGCGGCGCTTGCTGTTTCGGGAACTGTATTGCAAGGCGTTGTCCGCAATCCGCTAGCTTCTCCAGATATCGTTGGTGTGACGAGCGGGGCATCCATGGTTGCGGTTTGCTATCTCGCTTTTCTGAATGAGAAGCTTGGTATGGGTTTTATGCCGCTATTTGCTTTTGCAGGGGCTGCTTTGGTTTCATTGTTTATTTACATCTTGTCTTGGAAAAAGGGGATATCGCCATTTCGCATGATTCTAGTAGGGCTTGCCGTTACGTCGCTATTAGAAGCGGGCAAAACGTTGTTTCTCATCTTTAGTCCCATTTTTCTGACGAGTCAGGCACAGATTTGGATAACAGGCTCAATCTATGGGGCCAAATGGGGGAATGTACTTGCTCTATTGCCATGGTTCTGCGTATTGTTTGCTCTTCTACTACTAATGTCGAGAAAGCTGGATATTCAAATACTAGGCGAAGAAACGACGATATCGCTTGGGGGTAGGCTGCAGCTGCAACGAATTGCGCTAATTGGCATTGCCTCAGCATTAGCGGGGTCTGCAATCGCTTTTGTGGGAGGGATTGGCTTCATTGGATTGATGGCCCCTCATATTGCTCGCAGGTTGGTTGGAGGTACACATTTTGTCTTGTTGATCGCATCGGCAATAGTGGGAGCACTGCTGTTAGGAGGGGCGGATTTAATGGGACGTCTCTTGTTCTCGCCCAAGGATGTGGCAGCAGGAGTGTTCACAGCCGTCCTTGGCGCTCCATTTTTTCTATATTTACTTATGACATCAAGAAAGAACGAAGTGTAG